In Mailhella massiliensis, a genomic segment contains:
- the hpsH gene encoding (2S)-3-sulfopropanediol dehydratase activating enzyme: protein MQDRDRKGMVFNVQRFSVHDGDGIRTVVFLKGCPLRCRWCSNPESQHITPERAFNPNRCLTASVCGRCVRTCTTGGLTLTDDGLIRYDRLKCTDCGDCVRQCPTGAQSWYGEERTVADIMKRVEEDDVFYTRSGGGLTVSGGEPLAQPDFTHSLLREAKRARLHTTIETCGQCATEDLDLACRMLDSLIMDVKSLDAAKHKEYTGQSNVQILKNLDHVLTHFPDLPVLVRTPVIPGFNDTEEEIMAIRRMLPDRPNVRYEVLTYHRLGMPKYGYIGRPWLMGDVKADEVFMKALREKLAAFSR, encoded by the coding sequence ATGCAGGACAGAGACCGCAAGGGCATGGTTTTCAATGTGCAGAGATTCAGTGTCCATGACGGGGACGGAATCCGCACGGTGGTCTTTCTCAAGGGATGTCCGCTTCGCTGTCGCTGGTGCAGCAACCCCGAGTCTCAACACATCACGCCGGAGCGTGCCTTCAACCCCAATCGTTGTCTGACCGCTTCGGTGTGCGGGCGCTGTGTCCGCACCTGCACGACGGGAGGGCTGACACTGACGGACGATGGACTTATCCGTTACGACCGTCTTAAATGTACGGACTGCGGCGACTGTGTGCGGCAGTGTCCTACGGGAGCGCAGTCCTGGTACGGGGAGGAACGGACCGTTGCCGACATCATGAAGAGAGTGGAGGAAGACGATGTGTTCTATACCCGCTCCGGCGGAGGGCTTACCGTTTCCGGCGGCGAGCCCCTCGCTCAGCCCGACTTCACCCACTCGCTTCTGCGAGAGGCGAAGCGGGCCCGTCTGCATACGACCATCGAAACCTGTGGGCAGTGTGCTACGGAAGACCTGGATCTGGCCTGCAGAATGCTGGATTCGCTCATCATGGACGTGAAGAGCCTCGATGCTGCCAAACATAAGGAGTACACGGGGCAGAGCAATGTGCAGATTCTCAAGAATCTTGATCATGTATTGACGCATTTCCCCGATCTTCCCGTGCTTGTCCGTACACCGGTCATTCCGGGATTCAACGATACGGAGGAAGAGATCATGGCCATACGCCGTATGCTGCCGGATCGTCCCAACGTGAGGTATGAGGTGCTGACCTATCACCGGCTGGGAATGCCCAAGTATGGATATATCGGCCGCCCCTGGCTTATGGGAGACGTCAAGGCGGATGAAGTGTTCATGAAAGCGTTGAGGGAAAAGCTGGCGGCTTTTTCCCGCTGA
- a CDS encoding sigma-54 interaction domain-containing protein — protein sequence MRYRNDTAATEKQGSREEDIHIPTQARLETWKRNFAAGADGLTRCRTLPLSRLQETLQANHELVHAAVPVMKEYEECFMKEHGILILLTLDGTLLHGAGAVELTQSRAFQPGTLMEECREEDGLRHWGCCIEPLQGGKNRIIGFLGLILPREAFHDATAALIRSLAANIHNHHHLHDLLSDQSTVLELLTDGIVILDRQGGIKAANANARRILGIPGEESITLGPISSFVQDGEPFMQILRRKRNVMDEEVTLRVGNSQNRYILSASFIPEDKGVVCTLAETARMQKFAVRTAGSKAIYRFSDILGESDIIVNAVQLAKVAAQSDITTLLLGESGTGKELFAHAIHNGSSRRNGPFVVVNCGALPRDLVQSELFGYEAGAFTGAAKNGKPGKFELADGGTIFLDEIGEMPMEAQTNLLRLIQNKEVSRVGGTTTKSVDVRIVAATNRNLSEAVAGGTFRSDLFYRLSVLVINIPALRNRSTDIILLAEHFLHKYASALNRPIAGFSTKALQVMQQYSWPGNIRELENIIERAVNLAKGTHITDADLPDFLPHRQDTPQPATPAVPPSEYTGSNLYQREYQTIVDTLTHCNGNIRLTAQELGIARSALYGKLTRFGIDYTKFRHKYR from the coding sequence ATGAGGTATCGAAACGACACAGCTGCCACAGAAAAACAGGGTTCCCGAGAAGAGGACATCCATATCCCGACGCAGGCCCGGCTCGAAACATGGAAGCGCAACTTTGCTGCCGGAGCCGACGGACTCACCCGATGCCGGACGCTGCCTTTAAGCAGACTGCAGGAAACACTTCAGGCGAATCACGAACTTGTTCATGCTGCTGTCCCTGTCATGAAGGAATACGAAGAATGCTTCATGAAGGAACACGGAATCCTGATTCTGCTCACGCTCGACGGCACGCTTCTGCACGGCGCGGGAGCGGTGGAGCTGACGCAGAGCAGGGCCTTTCAACCCGGTACTCTCATGGAAGAATGCAGAGAAGAGGACGGCCTCCGCCACTGGGGCTGCTGCATAGAACCTCTTCAGGGCGGGAAGAACCGGATCATCGGATTTCTCGGCCTGATTCTGCCCCGCGAAGCCTTTCATGACGCTACCGCCGCCCTGATCCGCTCTCTTGCCGCCAACATCCACAATCATCACCATCTTCACGATCTTTTAAGCGACCAGTCCACGGTTCTAGAGCTGCTGACCGACGGCATCGTCATTCTTGACAGACAGGGAGGCATCAAGGCTGCCAATGCCAACGCCCGCCGCATACTGGGTATTCCGGGAGAGGAAAGCATCACCCTGGGGCCGATTTCCTCCTTTGTGCAGGACGGCGAGCCTTTCATGCAGATTCTACGGCGCAAGCGCAACGTCATGGATGAGGAAGTGACGCTGCGCGTGGGCAACTCGCAGAACCGCTATATTCTCTCCGCGTCCTTCATTCCCGAAGACAAGGGTGTCGTCTGTACTCTGGCCGAGACTGCCAGAATGCAGAAATTCGCCGTGCGTACAGCGGGGTCCAAAGCCATTTACCGTTTTTCCGACATACTCGGCGAATCGGATATCATCGTCAACGCCGTGCAGCTGGCCAAGGTAGCTGCACAAAGCGATATCACAACCCTCCTGCTGGGAGAAAGCGGTACGGGCAAGGAATTGTTCGCCCATGCCATACATAACGGCAGCTCCCGAAGAAACGGTCCCTTTGTAGTAGTGAACTGCGGAGCTCTGCCACGCGACCTGGTACAGTCTGAGCTGTTCGGTTATGAGGCCGGAGCCTTTACAGGGGCGGCAAAAAACGGCAAACCCGGGAAATTCGAACTCGCGGACGGCGGCACCATCTTTCTGGATGAAATCGGAGAAATGCCCATGGAGGCACAAACCAACCTTTTGCGCCTCATTCAGAACAAGGAAGTCAGCCGTGTGGGAGGAACGACGACCAAAAGTGTGGATGTACGCATCGTCGCCGCCACCAACAGAAATCTGAGCGAGGCCGTGGCCGGAGGCACCTTCCGTTCCGACCTCTTCTACCGGCTCAGCGTGCTCGTCATCAATATTCCGGCTCTGCGAAACCGATCCACCGACATCATTCTGCTGGCCGAACATTTTCTGCACAAATATGCCTCGGCTCTGAACCGCCCCATCGCAGGCTTCAGCACAAAGGCGCTTCAGGTTATGCAGCAGTACTCCTGGCCCGGCAATATACGGGAACTGGAAAACATCATAGAGCGGGCGGTGAACCTGGCAAAGGGAACGCACATTACAGATGCTGATCTGCCGGACTTTCTCCCCCACCGGCAGGATACTCCCCAGCCTGCGACGCCGGCAGTTCCCCCCAGCGAATACACGGGAAGCAACCTCTACCAGCGTGAATATCAGACCATTGTGGACACCCTCACCCACTGCAACGGCAACATACGTCTGACGGCACAGGAACTCGGTATTGCACGCAGCGCTCTGTACGGCAAGCTGACGCGCTTCGGTATAGACTATACGAAATTCCGGCATAAATACCGCTGA
- a CDS encoding TRAP transporter substrate-binding protein — translation MAKFFLSISLLALMLGVGTSSAYAAEYNIRFAHDGAPDAVYSQTFRKFGELASSYSDGRVAVKLYENAVLGGDREVTESTQRGDLQMGGCGTSNLGIFWPSAMAFDLPFIIDPAKKEALYKELNEGKLGQYMNEQLAKVNLMALVYADCPNRHYMTNKRAIPDLASLKGIKMRTTASPVDNMLAETLKMIPAPMGFAEIYTALQQGTIDGELLSFADYYTSRRGDVLHYALPTSHSYTSMVGLISKSYWDSLPSDVQAALKKAAVEACSFGQDLVDRMDADGLKYGEQNKMTVYAFPEDVRATFLEAVKPVYDRFVPDIDAEFYSLLTATQK, via the coding sequence ATGGCAAAATTCTTTCTTTCTATTTCTCTCCTGGCCCTGATGCTGGGTGTGGGGACTTCCTCTGCGTATGCTGCTGAGTATAATATCCGCTTCGCACACGACGGCGCTCCCGATGCCGTGTACTCCCAGACATTCAGAAAATTCGGTGAACTTGCTTCCTCCTATTCCGACGGCAGAGTTGCCGTAAAACTTTATGAGAACGCCGTGCTTGGCGGTGACCGCGAAGTCACGGAATCAACCCAGCGCGGCGACCTTCAGATGGGCGGTTGCGGTACTTCCAATCTCGGAATCTTCTGGCCTTCCGCCATGGCATTCGATCTGCCCTTCATCATTGATCCCGCGAAAAAAGAAGCCCTGTACAAAGAGCTCAATGAAGGCAAACTCGGTCAGTACATGAATGAACAGCTGGCCAAGGTCAACCTCATGGCTCTGGTATATGCCGACTGCCCCAACCGCCATTATATGACGAACAAGCGCGCCATTCCCGACCTCGCTTCTCTCAAGGGAATCAAGATGCGCACGACGGCTTCCCCTGTCGACAACATGCTGGCGGAAACGTTGAAGATGATTCCCGCCCCCATGGGCTTTGCGGAAATATACACCGCACTTCAGCAGGGAACCATTGACGGCGAACTTCTCAGCTTCGCCGACTATTACACGTCCCGCCGCGGCGATGTGCTGCATTACGCTCTTCCGACTTCCCACAGCTATACCAGCATGGTGGGGCTCATCAGCAAATCCTACTGGGATTCCCTTCCCTCCGACGTACAGGCCGCTTTGAAGAAGGCCGCCGTGGAAGCCTGTTCCTTCGGCCAGGATCTGGTGGACAGGATGGATGCCGACGGTCTGAAGTACGGTGAACAGAACAAGATGACGGTCTATGCGTTCCCCGAAGATGTCAGGGCCACCTTCCTTGAGGCGGTGAAGCCCGTGTACGACAGGTTTGTGCCGGACATCGACGCCGAATTCTATTCCCTGCTGACGGCAACTCAGAAGTAA
- a CDS encoding TRAP transporter large permease subunit, producing the protein MRAFLHWLDENFEKPFLVLGLLTSIILITWQVLFRYIFSDVFGMEGNTAWAEELSLMCFIWCSYLAVPIAIKKRDNLSVTALVSRFGERGQNIFWIINEGAFLVLAVVIIILSCQTISMQMRFPQLTTALRLPYYVCYLSLPVSFGLMAVRLIQNLVRQMRVCGWKDSLIGIAVLAVLAAPMVLKVDVSTIAVLMVSLVVFLLLGIPIAVCLALSGLAAIACSGDLPWGNVAQTAYSSLNSFPFLAIFFFIASGIMMGVGGISRQLFELADEVVGGMHGGIAIATILTCMFFAAISGSGPATVASIGMMSIPAMVERGYGKVFSATIVACAGIIGVLIPPSNPFIVYGVLAKVSIGKLFMAGVLPGILTGGALMVYSYFYCKKRGWKGEDRKFSLPRLLKAVNNAKWGLMVPVIILGGIYGGVMTPTESAAIAAAYGLLVGVFVYKGINRSNFVSIMVDCCVTSAVVIMLQAMAGIFGFVVAIESIPQQVAHIMLGLSENKWVVLIIINLFLLFIGTFMEPAPATVILTPILVPIMVSLGVDPIHFGVIMTMNLAIAFVTPPVGPNLFVASSVSGCSLGAMSKEVFPMILVLLLVLIAIIIFPEISLLLTHNM; encoded by the coding sequence ATGCGCGCTTTTCTTCACTGGCTGGATGAAAATTTTGAAAAACCCTTCCTTGTTCTGGGGCTGCTGACTTCCATCATCCTCATCACCTGGCAGGTGCTGTTCCGTTATATCTTTTCCGACGTCTTCGGTATGGAGGGCAATACCGCCTGGGCTGAAGAACTGTCCCTCATGTGCTTTATCTGGTGTTCCTATCTGGCCGTTCCCATTGCGATCAAGAAGCGCGACAATCTTTCCGTGACGGCTCTGGTAAGCCGTTTCGGCGAAAGGGGACAGAACATTTTCTGGATCATCAACGAGGGCGCATTTCTTGTGCTTGCCGTGGTGATCATCATTCTTTCCTGTCAGACCATTTCCATGCAGATGCGTTTTCCGCAGCTTACAACGGCTCTGCGTCTGCCCTATTATGTGTGCTATCTTTCTCTGCCCGTCAGCTTCGGACTCATGGCGGTGCGTCTGATCCAGAATCTTGTTCGGCAGATGCGCGTGTGCGGCTGGAAGGATTCGCTGATAGGTATTGCCGTGCTTGCCGTACTTGCTGCCCCCATGGTGCTGAAAGTGGACGTGAGCACCATAGCCGTGCTCATGGTGAGTCTGGTTGTCTTTCTTCTGCTCGGTATTCCCATTGCCGTCTGTCTCGCTCTGTCCGGCCTTGCAGCCATAGCCTGTTCCGGCGATCTGCCGTGGGGCAACGTGGCGCAGACCGCCTATTCATCGCTCAACTCCTTCCCCTTTCTGGCCATATTCTTCTTCATCGCCTCCGGCATCATGATGGGGGTGGGGGGCATCAGTCGTCAGCTTTTTGAGCTTGCCGACGAAGTCGTGGGCGGTATGCACGGCGGCATCGCCATCGCCACGATTCTTACCTGCATGTTTTTTGCCGCCATCAGCGGTTCCGGTCCCGCTACCGTGGCCTCCATAGGTATGATGAGTATTCCCGCCATGGTGGAGCGCGGGTATGGAAAGGTGTTTTCCGCCACCATCGTGGCCTGTGCGGGCATCATCGGCGTTCTCATTCCGCCGAGTAATCCCTTCATCGTGTACGGTGTGCTGGCCAAAGTGTCCATCGGCAAGCTGTTCATGGCGGGTGTCCTTCCCGGTATTCTGACGGGCGGCGCGCTCATGGTCTACAGCTACTTTTATTGCAAAAAGCGCGGCTGGAAGGGGGAAGACCGCAAGTTCAGCCTTCCCCGGCTGCTGAAGGCCGTCAATAACGCCAAGTGGGGCCTCATGGTTCCCGTCATCATCCTCGGCGGTATCTACGGCGGCGTGATGACGCCCACGGAATCCGCGGCCATCGCCGCGGCCTACGGGCTGCTTGTCGGCGTGTTCGTGTATAAGGGCATCAATCGTTCCAACTTCGTTTCCATCATGGTGGACTGCTGCGTCACGAGCGCCGTGGTCATCATGCTTCAGGCCATGGCCGGCATTTTCGGTTTCGTTGTGGCCATCGAATCCATTCCCCAGCAGGTGGCGCACATCATGCTGGGCTTGTCTGAAAACAAGTGGGTGGTGCTGATCATCATCAACCTTTTCCTGCTGTTCATCGGCACCTTCATGGAACCGGCTCCGGCCACCGTCATCCTTACCCCCATTCTCGTGCCCATCATGGTGTCGCTGGGCGTGGATCCCATTCACTTCGGCGTCATCATGACCATGAACCTTGCCATAGCCTTCGTCACTCCGCCTGTCGGTCCCAACCTGTTTGTGGCGAGCAGCGTCAGCGGGTGCAGTCTGGGAGCCATGAGCAAAGAAGTGTTCCCCATGATTCTTGTTCTTCTGCTCGTTCTCATTGCCATCATTATTTTCCCCGAGATCAGTCTGCTCCTGACTCACAACATGTAG
- a CDS encoding P1 family peptidase codes for MIRRDFIKGSAAVAAVGALSAVSGRVAEASPAASIPEGKRMRARELGLNIGRYPCGRYNAITDVSGVRVGHTTIIKDGEGPVSGIARTGVSAVIPGDDIINHPFYAGMHSLNGNGEMTGSWWVEESGLLGSPIMLTNTHSVGVVRDTVIDYYCRKYPGALDWMLPVVAETWDGFLSDINGFHVKPEHVISALDNAASGPVAEGCVGGGTGMCCHEFKGGIGTSSRVLPPEEGGYTIGVMVQANYGRRPELTIAGAPVGREIPVSEVPGRDNPTEPVRPYQGDGSIIVIVATDAPLLADQCKRLARRAGLGVGITGSTAADGSGDIFIAFSTGNRLDNSSGQFQVTTLNHARMNALFTATVEATHEAIINALCMATTTKGIKGRYAHAIPLNRLRDILKKYNCM; via the coding sequence ATGATTCGCAGAGACTTCATAAAAGGCTCCGCAGCCGTTGCGGCCGTGGGAGCACTGTCCGCCGTGTCCGGTCGTGTGGCGGAAGCTTCCCCTGCCGCTTCCATACCGGAAGGCAAACGTATGCGGGCAAGGGAACTCGGGCTGAACATCGGACGTTATCCGTGCGGCAGGTATAATGCCATTACCGACGTCTCCGGGGTCAGAGTCGGGCATACCACCATCATCAAGGATGGAGAAGGGCCGGTGAGCGGCATTGCGCGAACCGGGGTTTCCGCCGTCATTCCCGGCGACGACATCATCAATCATCCTTTTTATGCCGGTATGCACAGCCTGAACGGCAACGGTGAGATGACAGGTTCCTGGTGGGTGGAGGAATCCGGCCTGCTCGGTTCCCCCATTATGCTGACCAATACGCACAGTGTGGGCGTGGTGCGCGATACCGTCATTGATTATTACTGCCGCAAGTATCCCGGCGCCCTTGACTGGATGCTTCCTGTGGTTGCCGAAACCTGGGACGGATTCCTTTCCGATATCAACGGGTTCCATGTCAAACCCGAACATGTGATTTCCGCGCTGGACAACGCGGCTTCCGGCCCTGTTGCCGAAGGCTGTGTGGGCGGCGGAACGGGAATGTGCTGTCATGAGTTCAAGGGCGGCATAGGTACAAGTTCCCGCGTACTTCCTCCGGAAGAAGGCGGTTATACCATAGGTGTCATGGTACAGGCCAATTATGGCCGCCGTCCTGAGCTGACCATTGCCGGAGCGCCCGTGGGGCGGGAAATTCCCGTTTCGGAAGTGCCGGGTCGGGATAATCCTACAGAACCGGTCAGGCCTTACCAAGGGGACGGCTCCATCATCGTCATCGTTGCTACCGATGCGCCGCTGCTGGCGGATCAGTGTAAAAGGCTCGCCCGCAGAGCAGGACTCGGTGTCGGTATTACCGGCAGTACGGCTGCAGACGGTTCGGGTGATATTTTCATTGCCTTCTCTACGGGAAACAGGCTCGATAATTCCAGCGGACAGTTCCAGGTGACGACGTTGAACCATGCCCGGATGAATGCTCTTTTCACCGCCACCGTGGAAGCTACGCATGAGGCCATCATCAACGCCCTGTGCATGGCGACCACCACGAAGGGGATCAAGGGACGCTACGCCCATGCCATACCTCTTAACCGGTTGCGCGATATTTTGAAGAAGTACAATTGCATGTAA
- a CDS encoding iron-containing alcohol dehydrogenase: MNFTLTQHVKVLEKYGALQHIGELMKDAGFHKAFLVCDEGIVKLGIADRIQHILEKEGLGCVLYAEVQPDPPSEIIDDGAKICRAERCDCVIAVGGGSSIDTAKGINILRFNEGKILDYADMSRSMIPSPGLIAVPTTSGTGSELSNGLIISDIKNAVKVPILAVAGMSEFAVLDASLTEGMPASLTMVTGLDVFSHACEAYMSVLSCVATDLVCEKIMEEVIECLPRAVKNGSDGEARRRMLSCASLGGWMLACASAHVGHSVAHVIGARYHIPHGKACAYSLPSTIRFVAEACPEKVRRVGRLLGVSFCGDESAEEAGLMTAKAYRSFCEGIGLTPLSLKRADEEELQKLADAVVHEPLASLSPVPVTMDNVMPLLRDMFCM; encoded by the coding sequence ATGAATTTTACTCTTACACAGCATGTGAAGGTTTTGGAGAAGTATGGAGCACTCCAGCATATCGGTGAACTGATGAAGGATGCCGGTTTTCATAAGGCGTTTCTGGTCTGTGACGAAGGGATAGTGAAGCTTGGTATTGCTGACCGTATTCAGCATATTCTTGAAAAAGAGGGACTCGGTTGCGTGCTTTATGCTGAAGTACAGCCGGATCCACCTTCCGAAATCATTGACGATGGCGCAAAGATCTGCCGTGCGGAACGGTGTGACTGTGTCATTGCCGTAGGCGGCGGCAGTTCGATAGATACTGCCAAGGGTATCAATATCCTTCGTTTCAATGAAGGAAAGATTCTCGACTATGCGGACATGTCCCGTTCCATGATTCCTTCTCCCGGGCTTATTGCTGTTCCCACGACTTCCGGGACCGGGAGCGAGCTTTCCAACGGGCTCATTATTTCCGACATCAAAAATGCTGTGAAAGTTCCCATCCTTGCGGTTGCGGGCATGAGCGAGTTTGCCGTGCTTGATGCTTCTCTGACGGAAGGCATGCCCGCCTCTCTGACCATGGTGACGGGGCTTGACGTGTTTTCTCATGCCTGTGAAGCGTACATGTCCGTTCTGTCTTGTGTGGCAACCGACCTTGTCTGCGAAAAAATCATGGAAGAGGTCATTGAATGTCTGCCCAGAGCAGTGAAGAACGGTTCCGACGGAGAGGCGAGAAGGAGAATGCTGTCCTGTGCGAGCCTCGGCGGCTGGATGCTGGCCTGCGCCTCGGCACATGTGGGGCACTCCGTAGCTCATGTCATCGGTGCGCGCTATCATATTCCGCACGGCAAGGCCTGCGCGTATTCTCTTCCTTCCACGATCAGATTCGTGGCGGAAGCCTGTCCGGAAAAGGTACGGCGTGTAGGGAGGCTGCTTGGCGTATCCTTCTGCGGCGATGAAAGTGCGGAAGAAGCGGGACTGATGACGGCGAAGGCGTACAGGAGCTTCTGCGAAGGTATCGGCCTGACGCCGCTTTCCCTGAAAAGAGCCGACGAGGAGGAGCTTCAGAAACTGGCGGACGCCGTCGTGCATGAGCCTCTGGCATCGCTGTCCCCCGTCCCCGTGACCATGGACAACGTCATGCCTCTGCTGCGTGACATGTTCTGCATGTAA
- a CDS encoding TRAP transporter substrate-binding protein, whose product MKRSLSLSLSLSLSLLLLAFSCVTGAGEAVAKTYNLRMTSNIFETHYAVINGIKPWIEDIKKATNGQVKIRYFNPNTICPEGDIFSSTASGIVDIGASNTTRNLNEFPLHDMFSLPMLVDDAVSNGVLSWRMYQEFPEIQREVESKFKVLGYQGCGVLRVGTINKPIRTLEDLKGLRIIAINKPIADMVTALGANPIIVPFPDVYMALARNQADGMLFALIAAPSVKTQEFLHHVTDIGLQSELRVFGINRSLWDSFPPEIQKSFEEYCMSEEFARHISKPFDDGDDVAREVFRKAGATFYTLSEEEQARWREKLTPLYQAWTDRMVENEFCTRADAERMLKRLMELSAQIKQENAAR is encoded by the coding sequence ATGAAACGTTCTCTCTCTCTCTCTCTCTCTCTCTCTCTCTCTCTCTTGCTTCTGGCATTTTCGTGCGTGACGGGGGCTGGAGAAGCCGTCGCCAAAACCTATAACCTGAGAATGACGAGCAATATCTTTGAAACCCACTATGCCGTGATCAACGGTATCAAACCCTGGATCGAAGATATTAAAAAGGCCACCAACGGCCAGGTGAAAATCCGCTACTTCAACCCCAATACCATCTGCCCCGAAGGGGATATCTTTTCTTCCACAGCCAGCGGCATAGTGGATATCGGAGCTTCCAACACCACCCGCAACCTCAACGAATTTCCTCTCCACGATATGTTCAGTCTGCCCATGCTGGTGGATGATGCCGTTTCGAACGGCGTCCTGAGCTGGAGAATGTATCAGGAATTCCCGGAAATTCAGCGTGAAGTGGAAAGCAAGTTCAAGGTGCTGGGCTATCAGGGCTGCGGCGTGCTGAGAGTCGGTACCATCAACAAGCCCATCCGTACGCTTGAAGATCTGAAGGGGCTGCGCATCATCGCCATCAACAAGCCCATCGCCGATATGGTGACGGCTCTCGGCGCCAATCCCATCATTGTTCCCTTCCCTGACGTATATATGGCGCTGGCACGCAATCAGGCCGACGGAATGCTGTTCGCCCTTATTGCCGCGCCTTCCGTGAAAACTCAGGAATTCCTGCATCATGTCACCGACATCGGTCTTCAGTCCGAACTTCGTGTTTTCGGTATCAACCGCAGTCTGTGGGACAGCTTCCCCCCGGAAATTCAGAAATCCTTTGAAGAATACTGCATGAGCGAGGAATTCGCCCGGCATATCTCCAAGCCTTTCGACGACGGGGACGACGTGGCTCGCGAAGTATTCAGAAAGGCTGGAGCGACCTTCTATACCCTTTCCGAAGAAGAACAGGCCCGCTGGAGAGAAAAGCTGACGCCTCTGTATCAGGCATGGACCGACCGTATGGTGGAAAATGAATTCTGTACCAGAGCCGATGCGGAAAGGATGCTGAAGCGCCTTATGGAACTTTCCGCTCAGATCAAGCAGGAAAACGCCGCCAGGTAA